GCAGACTGTCCAATCGTTCATTGAAGCCCTCGGCGATGAGCCGCCACAGGCGGACCCCCGCGACCAACCCGTCCTGGTCGTCCATGCTCAGGTCGTGCCCGTAGTTGCGGAGCACTTTGACCCGCGCGGCGATATCGTCGTCGCCCGTGGTCACGATGCCCGCGTCGCCCGTGGCGCCGAGGATTTTCGTCGGCGCCAGGCTGAAGCAGCCGGCGTCTCCGATGGTACCGACCTTTCGCCCCCGGTATGTCGCGCCGACCGCGAGCGCCGCGTCTTCGATCACACGGACTCCCTCGCTGCGGGCGATGTCCAGAATGGGATCCATATCGGCCGGATGACCGAACAGATGGACCGGCAGAATCACCTTGGTTCGGCGCGTGATCTTTTCACGCAGGCGGCCCGGGTCCATGTTGAACGTCCTGGGATGCACGTCGACCCAGACGATCGAAGCGCCGCAGTGGCTGATCGCCATCGTAGTCGGAATATCGGTGTTGGGGACCGTGATGACTTCATCGCCCGGCCCCGCGCGGCACGCCAGCAGCGCCAACTGCACGGCCGCGGTCCCGGACCCCACGCCCACGGCGTGCCGCGCGCCGCAGTAGCGGGCGAAGTGCTCCTCGAACGCGCGCACCTCGTGGCCCATCGTCAGGGTGCCGCTCTCGAGCACGCGACGGATGGCCGCGTCGATCGCGGACTGCATCGACAGATAATCGGCCCGCAGATCGTACATCGGCACGCGCATGTGAGTCACCGAACGCTACCGGAACCGCGGACCACCTTGAGGACGCGGGGCCGGTACGCGTCCGGGGTCACTTCTCGAGATAGACGTCGTTGACGAAGAACCAGTTGCCGATGGCGCCCAGTTTGAATCCTTGGACGGTCTTCTGCATGGCGTAATACACCGGGTCGTCCACGGTCGGCAGCGCCAGCGCGAAATCCGTTATCATGCGTTGGGCCTGGGTCCACAGCCGCTGCCGGTCCGTTTGGGACGAGGCGCCTTGCGTCTTCAGCAGCACCGCGTCGAGCGCGTCGTTGTGAAACCGCGACCACGCCCATCCGCCCGGCTTGTCGTTCTTCGAATACCAGATGGCGAACAAGCTCCCATCGGGTTCGAAGGTGCGCTGCCGCTCGTAGATGAAGTCGAAATCGCCGCTTTGTGCCCGCTGCAGCTGCACCGGTCCCGGCACCACGGCCACCTTCAGGTCGACCCCGATCTGCCGGAACTGCGCCGAGAGGTACTCCCCGATCTCTTTGTGATGCAGCATGACGATGGTGAAGCTGAGCGGTTTGCCGCCCTGCTCGCGGATGCCCGTCTGCGGATTGAGCTTCCACCCCGCCTCGTCCAGGAGCTGGCGGGCCTTCGCCGGATCATAGGAATACGCGGTCTCCGCGCCCTTCCAGTAGAAACGGCTCGACGGCGTCAACGGGCCCTTCGCCGTGACGTAATCACCGCCGTAGAGCGTCTCGTTCACCTTCACGGGATCGTACGCGAACCGAAGCGCCTTGCGCACGCGGATGTCGCTCAGCCCGGGCCGGCTCGTGTTCATGACGAACTGCATGCCCGTGCCGGGTTGATATCCCAGGACGACCCGATAGTTTGGGTTGCCCCGGTACTCCTTGAGACTCTGGGACGGCACCTTGACGACGAGATTGACTTCCCCGGACTTCAGGACCTGTCCGAGCACCCCGGGGTCTCCGACGAACCGGACGTTGATGCCGTCGAGGTACGCCGCCCCGGCGTGCGATTGCACCGACGGAGAGCCGGCATAGCCCGCGTCGCGCGAGAACCTCACGTGATCGCCGCGGGCCCATTCGGCCAATTTGAAGGGGCCCGCCCCGGTAAGATGCTGGGGGAAGCTTGCGCCGTATTGTTTGACGGCCGCGGGCGACCACATCGGCGCCACACTGAGGCCCCACAGCGCAATCGGAACCGGCCCCGAATATGTGATCTTCACGGTCGAATCGTCGACCGCCTCAACCTTCTGGAAGTTGCCGGCGCCGAGAAAGTCGGCCAGTTCCGCCGAGTGCGTGTTGGGATCCATGATCCGCTCGATATTGAATTTCACCGCCGCGGCGTTGAACGGCGTGCCGTCCTGGAACTTGACCCCCTTCCGGACGGTAAGAGTCCAGACTTTGCCGTCTGGAGACACCGTCCAGGCCGTGGCGAGCGCCGCGACGTACCGTCCGTCCGAGTTGAGGCGGATCAGAGGATCGGCGACGAAGGAGTTCAAGAGTTTGGTGCTGTCGTAGGGGTCAACCTGAGAATCGAGGTTGGCCGGCTCTTCGTCGGCCGGCCAGGCGATGGCCAACGTCCCGCCTTGTACCGCGGCGGGACGGGCGGGCAGTGCCATCACGGCCACGAGGCTCACGAACACCGCCAGCCCAGTCGCGCTGACAATCCACCTGCGGTCGTTCACGAACCGTCACCTCCCGAAGCAGCACCGCCGGTCAGACCGGACGGGTGACGCCTTATACCTGACGGCCCGCAGGAAATCCTGCCAAATGGGCCAATTTATGAAAGGTGCGTTGCCGACACTAGAGGAGCTTCGGCCGGCGGAGGTACAAGCGGTTCCCATGGCAGAGACGACGGTGCCGACACTGCTCGAGCGTATGATTTCGCGCCGCGCCCGCGATGTCGGGCAGGGTTTCCCCCGCCAAACCTCGGTCCCGACGACAGGGATGATCACGCTGTCAAGCGGCACGCCCGACTTCGCCACGCCTCCGCACATCATCGACGCAGCCAAGCAGGCGCTCGACGGCCGGCATACCACGTACACCGAGTGGGCCGGCATCCCAGAATTGCGCCGAGCCATCGCGCGGAAGCTTCAACAGGATAACGGCATTACCGCCGACCCGGACTCGGAAATCCTCGTCACGACCGGGACGCAAGAAGCGCTGCAGGTCATCTGTCAGACGTTTCTTGATCCCGGCGACGAAATCCTGATCCACGCTCCCTACTACGACGAATACCGGCGCGATGCGCTGCTGGCCGGCGCGCGGCTCGTGGCCGTGCCGACGAAGCGGGAGCACGACTTCGCCGTCGACGCCGAGGTCCTGGCGGAACGAATTACCGACCGCACGAAGGCGATCATCGTGGTTTCTCCGAGCAATCCCGCGGGCGCCGTGCAACCGCGCGCCGCGCTCGAGCGCGTTGCCGCGCTGGCGCAAGAACGGGATCTCCTGATCATCGCCGACGAGCTGTACGAAAAATTCGTCTACGATGGACTGCGGCAGCACAGCATCGCATCGTTCCCGGACATGTTTTCTCGGACGATCACCATCAATGGGTTCTCGAAATGCTATTCGATGACCGGCTTTCGCATCGGGTACATTGCCGCGCCCGCCGCGCTCCTCCGGGCGATGCTGCCGATCAAACACGGCATGACAATCTGCGCACCGTCGGTGTCGCAGTGGGCGGCGATGGCGGCGCTGACCGGCCCCCACGAGTGGTTCGGCGGCGTGCTGAAAGAGTATGACGCGCGACGCCGGCTGTGGATGGAGGCCCTCGACGCGGGCGGTCTGACCTATGGTCGTCCGCAGGGTGCCTACTATGTCTACTTCAACGTCGCATCCACGGGCCTGACGGGGCGTGAGTTTTCGGAGCGCCTCCGCCGCGACTACCATATAATCCTGGGCTCCGGCGGGGCAATCGGCGGCGACTGGGCTTCGTACCTCCGCGGCTCGCTGGCCGTGCCGTCGGACCCGCTGCGGGAGGGCCTGGACCGGCTCACCCAGGCCGTCGAGCGATACCGCCGAGACGCGAAGTAGCACGGACGCCACATCCCTGACGAGGGGCTGAGCCGTGTCCGAGACCGATCACCTGGAAGTCTTCGAGCGCATCCGATCCAAATACCCGGACCTCAGCCCGAGCTTCAAGAAGATCGCGGACTACCTCCTGGACCGGTATCGCGATGCCGCCTTCTTGCCGGCGTCCGGTGTCGCGGCAAGCGCGGAGGTCAGTGAATCGGTCGTCGTCCGGTTTGCGGGTGCGCTGGGATATGACGGCTATCCGGAAATGCTGCGCGCAATTCAGCGCGTTGTGAAGCGCGAACTGGCGCCGTTCCGCCGCCTGCCCGGAGAGAACGTCGCCGAAGACTCAGTCCCCTCGGACGATGTCCTCGGGCAGATCATCGCCACGGATATCGAGAACCTCCGCTTCACCGCCGCGGACCCGGTCACGGTCGCCTCGTTCCCGCGGGCGGTTGACATGCTGACCGAGGCGCATGAGGTCTTCGCCCTCGGCATCCGCGGACTCGGGAACCTCGCCGGCATGCTCGGATTTCTGCTCACGATCTCAGGGATCCGGACGCACATCCTGGCCCACGGGGACGCGGAGTTGTTCGAACACCTCCGTTTCATCGAAAAGAGCGATGTTCTGGTCGCCTTTTCGTTCCAACGCTACACCAGGCGAACCGTCGACGCGCTCGATCTCGCGAAACGCAGAGGCGCGCGAACGATTGTGATCACGGAATCGCTCAGGTCGCCTGCCGCGCAGGTCGCCGACCTTTCCCTCATCTGTGCGCTCAAGAGCCGATCCTTCTTCAACTCGTACACCGCGGCGGTCACCCTCGTGAATGCGCTGACGACCGGTGTGGTGAACCGGCGCCTCCGCGCCAGCCGGCGGGCGCTCGAAACCCTCGATGAACTGCTGCCGGACGAGGATTTCTTCGGCCGGGACAACGGATTCTAGATCGACGCAGCACCGCACGGACGGAGCCGGCGACATGGCGACCGTGTTGGTCACCGGCGGAACCGGCGCGGTCGGGGCCCATCTGGTCCGCAGATTGGCCCTCGAGGGACATGATGTCATCTGCCTCTCCCGGCATGCCGCGGCGGATGACACGCGGCGGGATGCCTTTTTGGGCGCGGCGGGACGGCGGGTCGTGTTCGTGCCGGGAGACGTGGCCCGCCTCGAGGACCTGGAAGCCGTCTGGTCGCAGCATCACCCGACGCACGTCGTTCATGCGGCGGCGATCACCCCGACGCCGACGATGGAACGCTCGATGGCGGCCGCGGTGGTGTCGGCCAACGTATTGGGCACGGCCAACGTCCTGGAGACGGCGGGCCGCCGGGGCGCGACGCGCGTGATCTATGTCAGTTCCGCGGGTGTGTACGGCGAAACCGGTGATGCCGCGCCGGTCCCCGAGGCCGCGCCGCTGCGCGGGAACAGCCTTTACGCGATTACCAAGAAGACCGGCGAGCAGCTCTGTGAGTTCTACGAACGCCTCTCCGGGGTTCCCGTCGCCGCGGTGCGCGTCGGATGGGTGTACGGGGCGATGGAGCGACCGATGCCGGGGTCGCGCGAGCAGATGTCGCTGATCTATGAGTGTGTCCGCCTGGCGCTAAGCGGTGAGGAGCTGCGGCTCCACGAGCTCGATCCCGTCCGGGACTGGATCAACGCGGATGATCTGGCCCGCGCCATCTCGGCGCTGCTGTTCGCCGGCGCGCTCCCGCATCGTCTCTACAACTGCGCCGGACCGAGAGGCTACAGCCATTCGGAGCTGCTGGACACGCTGGCCCGTGTCCTCCCGTTGCGGTATCGCAAGTCGGAGCGTGCTGACAGTGCAAACGTGGCTCCCTCGCTGACCCGCCGGCGTCGCGGTCCACTAAACGTCGAGCGGCTGCTGACGGATACGGGCTATCGCCCGCGCATCGATTTGGAAACCGGACTGCGCCGGTACGTCGAATGGGTCAAAACCCAGGGTTGAAAAATGCTGGTATGGAAGGACTCGCGCCCGGAGATCGTTAAGGAAGCGCCCAATCCGCAAGGGGTCTTGGCGATCGTTTGCGTGGAGAGAGGAGGAGGTCGATGCGCAAGGGCATGGGAGACGCACTGACTCGCCGACAATTGCTCCACACCACCGCCCGGACGGGAGCGGCGTTTGGACTCGCGACGATGGGCGGGTTGTCGTGGCCGTCCGCAGCCGTGTTCGGCCAGACGCCGGTAGCCGGAGGCCGCAAAGTCCAGTTGACGGAATTCATCTGGATCGGCGGCGGGCAGGGAGTCGTGCCGCGCGAAGTCAAGGCGTCGTTCGAGAAACAGCACCCGAACGTCGACATCGAACTCTACGAGGGGACGAACGCGGTCACGTATCCGAAGATCGTGGCCCAACGCCAGGTCGATCCCAACAAGCCTCTCATTCACTTCGGGTTCTTCAACGTGGACGCGCAGACGAAGGGCGAGCACGACGACATCTGGATGAGCCTCGACCCGAAGAAGATTCCGAACATCGCGAACGTCTACCCCAGCTACCGTCGACCGAACAACACCGGCATCGGGTGGGGGCTGAGCGGCGTCGGCATCCTGTACAACAAGACGCTGGTCAAGGAGCCACCGACCAGCTGGAACGACATCTTCGCACCGCGCTTCAAGGGCAAGGTGATGCTGTTCGACTATGCCTGGGGGTTCAACGGGC
The window above is part of the bacterium genome. Proteins encoded here:
- a CDS encoding ABC transporter substrate-binding protein, producing the protein MNDRRWIVSATGLAVFVSLVAVMALPARPAAVQGGTLAIAWPADEEPANLDSQVDPYDSTKLLNSFVADPLIRLNSDGRYVAALATAWTVSPDGKVWTLTVRKGVKFQDGTPFNAAAVKFNIERIMDPNTHSAELADFLGAGNFQKVEAVDDSTVKITYSGPVPIALWGLSVAPMWSPAAVKQYGASFPQHLTGAGPFKLAEWARGDHVRFSRDAGYAGSPSVQSHAGAAYLDGINVRFVGDPGVLGQVLKSGEVNLVVKVPSQSLKEYRGNPNYRVVLGYQPGTGMQFVMNTSRPGLSDIRVRKALRFAYDPVKVNETLYGGDYVTAKGPLTPSSRFYWKGAETAYSYDPAKARQLLDEAGWKLNPQTGIREQGGKPLSFTIVMLHHKEIGEYLSAQFRQIGVDLKVAVVPGPVQLQRAQSGDFDFIYERQRTFEPDGSLFAIWYSKNDKPGGWAWSRFHNDALDAVLLKTQGASSQTDRQRLWTQAQRMITDFALALPTVDDPVYYAMQKTVQGFKLGAIGNWFFVNDVYLEK
- a CDS encoding NAD(P)-dependent oxidoreductase, which translates into the protein MATVLVTGGTGAVGAHLVRRLALEGHDVICLSRHAAADDTRRDAFLGAAGRRVVFVPGDVARLEDLEAVWSQHHPTHVVHAAAITPTPTMERSMAAAVVSANVLGTANVLETAGRRGATRVIYVSSAGVYGETGDAAPVPEAAPLRGNSLYAITKKTGEQLCEFYERLSGVPVAAVRVGWVYGAMERPMPGSREQMSLIYECVRLALSGEELRLHELDPVRDWINADDLARAISALLFAGALPHRLYNCAGPRGYSHSELLDTLARVLPLRYRKSERADSANVAPSLTRRRRGPLNVERLLTDTGYRPRIDLETGLRRYVEWVKTQG
- a CDS encoding DegT/DnrJ/EryC1/StrS family aminotransferase, with amino-acid sequence MRVPMYDLRADYLSMQSAIDAAIRRVLESGTLTMGHEVRAFEEHFARYCGARHAVGVGSGTAAVQLALLACRAGPGDEVITVPNTDIPTTMAISHCGASIVWVDVHPRTFNMDPGRLREKITRRTKVILPVHLFGHPADMDPILDIARSEGVRVIEDAALAVGATYRGRKVGTIGDAGCFSLAPTKILGATGDAGIVTTGDDDIAARVKVLRNYGHDLSMDDQDGLVAGVRLWRLIAEGFNERLDSLHAAVLTAKLPSLDDCIVRRRRIAERYRELLDGLAAVLPHEEPGVTHVYRTFPILVQDKDHVRRHLAARGIATHAYYTPLLHLQPVYRHLGFGAGAFPIAESIADRLVCLPIFPTMSDEQLAEVAAAVRECVPAAA
- a CDS encoding MurR/RpiR family transcriptional regulator; translated protein: MSETDHLEVFERIRSKYPDLSPSFKKIADYLLDRYRDAAFLPASGVAASAEVSESVVVRFAGALGYDGYPEMLRAIQRVVKRELAPFRRLPGENVAEDSVPSDDVLGQIIATDIENLRFTAADPVTVASFPRAVDMLTEAHEVFALGIRGLGNLAGMLGFLLTISGIRTHILAHGDAELFEHLRFIEKSDVLVAFSFQRYTRRTVDALDLAKRRGARTIVITESLRSPAAQVADLSLICALKSRSFFNSYTAAVTLVNALTTGVVNRRLRASRRALETLDELLPDEDFFGRDNGF
- a CDS encoding extracellular solute-binding protein; this translates as MRKGMGDALTRRQLLHTTARTGAAFGLATMGGLSWPSAAVFGQTPVAGGRKVQLTEFIWIGGGQGVVPREVKASFEKQHPNVDIELYEGTNAVTYPKIVAQRQVDPNKPLIHFGFFNVDAQTKGEHDDIWMSLDPKKIPNIANVYPSYRRPNNTGIGWGLSGVGILYNKTLVKEPPTSWNDIFAPRFKGKVMLFDYAWGFNGLLGVAHANGGDAKHIDATFEQFSKAAKEGQFLATFTTNEQVKDALARGEALIAPYFTSFAITWNEESPGGNGPFAYSVPKEGMVAFTYYFNVIKGSNPDQVDVASDIINEYLSNQVISRYCNLTATVPAIKGVALDPKYRKEPVFQPAAIQRAIQPDWATVNEQNNAWKQRWDREVKAKM
- a CDS encoding aminotransferase class I/II-fold pyridoxal phosphate-dependent enzyme → MAETTVPTLLERMISRRARDVGQGFPRQTSVPTTGMITLSSGTPDFATPPHIIDAAKQALDGRHTTYTEWAGIPELRRAIARKLQQDNGITADPDSEILVTTGTQEALQVICQTFLDPGDEILIHAPYYDEYRRDALLAGARLVAVPTKREHDFAVDAEVLAERITDRTKAIIVVSPSNPAGAVQPRAALERVAALAQERDLLIIADELYEKFVYDGLRQHSIASFPDMFSRTITINGFSKCYSMTGFRIGYIAAPAALLRAMLPIKHGMTICAPSVSQWAAMAALTGPHEWFGGVLKEYDARRRLWMEALDAGGLTYGRPQGAYYVYFNVASTGLTGREFSERLRRDYHIILGSGGAIGGDWASYLRGSLAVPSDPLREGLDRLTQAVERYRRDAK